One Haliaeetus albicilla chromosome 11, bHalAlb1.1, whole genome shotgun sequence genomic window carries:
- the LOC104321521 gene encoding glutathione S-transferase omega-1, protein MAGDHSRSLGKGSAAPGPVPEGVIRLYSMRFCPFAQRTRLVLHAKGISHEVININLKNKPDWFFEKNPFGLVPVLENSKGQLIYESPITCEYLDEAFPGKKLMPSDPYERAFQKMLLEHFSKITPIIFKYFVAVKDGQDASALKAEIAEKFGKLEEILSKRNTVFYGGDSISMLDYMIWPWFERLEPFQLKDSLSHTPKLQRWMEAMKEDPAVKATMTDPQTFKDYLQLYLKNSPEACDYGL, encoded by the exons ATGGCGGGCGATCACTCTcgcagcctggggaagg GCAGCGCGGCCCCGGGGCCTGTGCCCGAGGGGGTGATCCGGCTCTACAGCATGCGGTTCTGCCCCTTCGCCCAGAGGACGCGCCTCGTCCTCCACGCCAAGGGCATCAG CCATGAAGTAATCAACATcaatctgaaaaacaaacctgaCTGGTTCTTTGAGAAGAACCCCTTTGGGCTGGTTCCTGTTCTGGAGAACAGCAAGGGCCAGCTGATCTATGAGTCCCCAATCACTTGCGAATATTTGGATGAAGCATTTCCAGGGAAGAAGTTGATGCCTTCGGACCCATATGAGCGAGCCTTTCAGAAGATGCTTTTGGAACACTTCTCAAAG ATAACACCCataattttcaagtattttgtgGCAGTCAAAGATGGACAGGACGCCTCGGCACTGAAAGCAGAGATTGCTGAAAAGTTTGGCAAACTTGAAGAG ATTCTGTCCAAACGCAACACTGTGTTTTATGGGGGTGACTCAATCTCCATGCTTGACTACATGATCTGGCCGTGGTTTGAACGTCTGGAACCATTCCAGCTGAAGGA CTCTTTGAGTCACACCCCAAAGCTCCAACGCTGGATGGAGGCCATGAAGGAGGACCCTGCTGTCAAGGCTACAATGACTGACCCTCAGACATTCAAAGATTACCTCCAGCTCTATTTGAAGAACAGCCCTGAGGCATGTGATTATGGGCTCTGA